The DNA region GGGCGATGATGTGGGTGATTGCGGCGGGGTTGGTCACCAGCCTACTTCAGAAATAGGTCTGCATAACCTTGCAGCACCCTGTTCCCCCGATCCGTGCCATACTCGGGACTCGGAATGCCCAAGCGTACCGACCTCCAGACCATCCTGATTCTCGGCAGCGGCCCCATCCAAATCGGGCAGGCGGCCGAGTTCGACTATTCGGGCACGCAGGCCCTCAAGGCGCTGAAAAAGGAGGGGTACCGCGTCGTCCTGGTGAACTCCAACCCGGCGACGATCATGACCGACCCCGATCTCGCCGACGCGACCTACCTGGAGCCACTGACGCCCGAGTTCGTCCGCAAGGTCATTGAGAAGGAGCGCCCCGACGCCCTGCTCCCCACCCTGGGCGGGCAGACGGCCCTCAACCTGGCGATGGACCTCAACGCCAACGGCACCCTGGCCGAGTTCGGGGTGGAACTGATCGGCGCGAACGCCGAGGCCATCCACAAGGGCGAGGACCGCGAGGCGTTCCAGGCGGCGATGAAGAAGATCGGCGTGGAGACGGCGCGGGGCAAGATGGTGCACTCCATGGAGGAGGCCACCGAGTACCAGAAGGAAATCGGCCTCCCCATCGTCATCCGGCCCTCCTTCACGCTGGGCGGCACGGGCGGCGGCATCGCGCACACCTACGAGGACTTCCTGAAGATCACGGAAGGCGGCCTGCGCGACAGCCCCGTGAACTCGGTCCTCCTCGAAGAGAGCATCCTGGGCTGGAAGGAGTACGAGCTGGAGGTCATGCGCGACCACGCCGACACAGTGGTCATCATCACCTCCATCGAGAACTTCGACCCGATAGGCGTGCATACCGGGGACTCGATCACGGTGGCCCCGGCGCAGACCCTCAGCGACGTGGAGTACCAGCGGCTGCGGGACCAGTCGCTCGCCATCATCCGCGAGATCGGCGTGGACACGGGTGGCAGCAACATCCAGTTCGCGGTGAACCCGGAGAACGGGCGCGTCATCGTGATCGAGATGAACCCGCGTGTCAGCCGCTCCTCGGCGCTGGCGAGCAAGGCGACCGGTTTCCCCATCGCCAAGATCGCCGCCCTGCTCGCGGTGGGCTACCACCTCGACGAGCTGCCGAACGACATCACCCGGAGCACGCCCGCCTCCTTCGAGCCCAGCATCGACTACGTGGTGACGAAGATTCCGCGCTTCGCCTTCGAGAAGTTCCCCGGCACGCCCGACGCCCTGGGTACCCAGATGCGGAGCGTGGGCGAGGTCATGGCGATTGGCCGCACCTTCAAGGAGAGCGTGCAGAAGGCGCTGCGGAGCATCGAGGCGGACGTGCGCGGAACATTTGCCGCCATGTCCGACGACGAGTTGCGTGGCCTGCTGTACGGCAACCCGCGCCGAATTGAGGCCGTGCTGGAACTGCTGCGGCGGGGCGAGGGAGTGGCGGCCCTCCACGACGCGACGAAGATCGACCGCTGGTTCCTGGGGCAGTTGCAGGAAATCGTGGACGCGGAGAAGGAGATCGCGGACCTCGGCCCTATCCAGGGCTGGAAGTACGAACTCTGGCGCGAGGTCAAGCGGCTGGGCTTTTCCGACGCGCGGCTGGGCGAACTCGTGGGGCTGAGCGAGCTGGAAGTCCGGCAACTCCGCAAGGCCGCCAAGGCCACCCCGGTCTACAAGACGGTGGACACCTGCGCCGCCGAGTTCGAGGCGTACACGCCCTACCACTACTCGACCTACGAGTGGGAGGACGAGGTAAGCGAAACCGACAAGCCCAAGGTGGTGATCCTGGGCAGCGGCCCCAACCGCATCGGGCAGGGGGTGGAGTTCGACTACGCGACCGTCCACGCCGTCTGGGCGCTTCAGGAGGCGGGCTATGAGACGATCATGGTCAACTCCAACCCGGAGACGGTCAGCACCGACTACGACACCGCCGACCGCCTGTACTTCGAGCCGCTGACCTTCGAGGACGTGATGAACATCGTCGAGCACGAGAAGCCCGTCGGCGTGATCGTGCAACTCGGCGGGCAGACGCCCCTCAAGCTGGCGCGGCGACTGGCGGACGCGGGCGCCCCCATCATCGGCACCAGTCCCGAGACGATCCATGAGGCGGAGGACCGCGCCTCCTTCAACGCCCTGTGCGAGCGGCTGGGGCTGCCGCAGCCGAGGGGCAAGGTGGCCGAGACGCCCGCGCAGGCGCTCTCGCTGGCCGCCGAACTCGGCTTTCCGCTGATGGCCCGGCCCTCCTACGTGCTGGGGGGCCGCGCGATGCGGACAGTGCGGAGCATGGAGGAACTGACGACCTACCTGGACGAGGTGTACGCCGCTGTCGAGGGGCAGCCGTCCATCCTGCTCGATCAATTTCTGGAGGGGGCGCTGGAACTCGACGTGGACACCCTCTGCGACGGGGAGCGGGCGGTCGTGGCGGGCATCATGGAGCACGTCGAGGCCGCCGGGGTCCACTCGGGCGACTCCGCGTGCGTGCTGCCCCCGGTGAACCTCTCGCCTGAACTGACCGAGCGCGTGAAGGCCGACACGGAACGCCTCGCGCTG from Deinococcus terrestris includes:
- the carB gene encoding carbamoyl-phosphate synthase large subunit; translation: MPKRTDLQTILILGSGPIQIGQAAEFDYSGTQALKALKKEGYRVVLVNSNPATIMTDPDLADATYLEPLTPEFVRKVIEKERPDALLPTLGGQTALNLAMDLNANGTLAEFGVELIGANAEAIHKGEDREAFQAAMKKIGVETARGKMVHSMEEATEYQKEIGLPIVIRPSFTLGGTGGGIAHTYEDFLKITEGGLRDSPVNSVLLEESILGWKEYELEVMRDHADTVVIITSIENFDPIGVHTGDSITVAPAQTLSDVEYQRLRDQSLAIIREIGVDTGGSNIQFAVNPENGRVIVIEMNPRVSRSSALASKATGFPIAKIAALLAVGYHLDELPNDITRSTPASFEPSIDYVVTKIPRFAFEKFPGTPDALGTQMRSVGEVMAIGRTFKESVQKALRSIEADVRGTFAAMSDDELRGLLYGNPRRIEAVLELLRRGEGVAALHDATKIDRWFLGQLQEIVDAEKEIADLGPIQGWKYELWREVKRLGFSDARLGELVGLSELEVRQLRKAAKATPVYKTVDTCAAEFEAYTPYHYSTYEWEDEVSETDKPKVVILGSGPNRIGQGVEFDYATVHAVWALQEAGYETIMVNSNPETVSTDYDTADRLYFEPLTFEDVMNIVEHEKPVGVIVQLGGQTPLKLARRLADAGAPIIGTSPETIHEAEDRASFNALCERLGLPQPRGKVAETPAQALSLAAELGFPLMARPSYVLGGRAMRTVRSMEELTTYLDEVYAAVEGQPSILLDQFLEGALELDVDTLCDGERAVVAGIMEHVEAAGVHSGDSACVLPPVNLSPELTERVKADTERLALELGVRGLMNVQWAVKDGVAYILEANPRASRTVPFVSKAVNHPLAKSAARIAVGHTLEQIGFTETPTPGMYSVKEVHLPFLKFAGVLPVLGPEMKSTGESMGIDADPYLAFYRAALGAKSNLPLSGTALLLGDGLDDVAATLEGAGLRVIREQDGDTLPDLLIDVTASPLLRTALERGKPIVSTREGAEWTARAIGAAKGRELGVRSLQEWIK